The Quercus lobata isolate SW786 chromosome 4, ValleyOak3.0 Primary Assembly, whole genome shotgun sequence genome segment TTGTAAAGTCGGTAAGTTACCTATGACTTATCTTGGCATGCCTTTAGGGGCTTCACATAATTCCCCttcaatttggaatcctattctGGAAAAATTTGAGCGGAGATTAGCTGGGTGGAAGAAGCTGTATTTGTCTAAGGGGGGTCGGTTGATGTTACTCAAGAGTACATTATCTAGTCTTCCTACCTATTTTCTATCGCTTTTCACAATTCCTACTCATGTGGCTAATAGAATTGAAAAACTACAAAGGGATTTTCTTTGGGGTGGTAGCAGAACTCATCTGGTAGGATGGGACAAAGTTTGTGCGCCTATAGCTAATGGTGGCTTGGGGATAAGGAAACTTACTACTTTCAATAAGGCCTTATTGGGGAAATGGTTGTGGCGGTTTGGGAAGGAAGAGGATCGGCTATGGAGGAGGGTGGTGGCTTCAAAATATGGGGAAGAGTGGGGGGGGTGGACCTCAAAACTGGGTAGGGGagttcatgggtgtggtttgtggagaGGCATTCGCATGGGTTGGGAGGATTTTAGTAAGAACTGTCAATTTGTTGTTGGGTTGGGGAATAGAGTGAGGTTTTGGCAGGATGGGTGGTGTGGGGGTCAACCTTTTCACTTGGCCTTCCCAAGGTTGTATGGTATTGCTATTGATAAGGAGATATCTGTTGAAGCCTCCTTGTCAAGGCAAGGGGAGGAGGATAGACGAACTTGGGATGTTCGTTTTACTCGAgaatttaatgattgggagatggagGAAGGGCTACATTTTCTTTGTATGTTGGGAGCTAATACTCCTCCTATGGATGTGGGAGACCGGATGAGGTGGAAGTTGAAGGTTAATGGGGATTTTGATATCCGGTcatattataacaaattaagGAATTCTCCTTCAATTGTTTTTCCGTGGAAAGCTATTTGGAAAGTAAAGGCCCCTAGGCgagtttccttttttgtttggtgtgtaGCTTGGAATAAGATCCTAACGGGTGATAACCTAAGATTGAGGAGACTGGTGCATTTTGTGgactggtgcattatgtgtAGACATTGTGGAGAGTCGGTAGATCATTTACTTCTTCATTGTGAGATGGCTTATCGATTATGGAGCTTTGTCTTTATAACTTTTGGCTTGTCTTGGGTTGTACCTAGTTCGATCCCAGACTTGCTTTTTggctggtggaattggttggggaaacACTCGTCTCAGATATGGAATTTAGTTCCGTTGTGCATCttttggtgtatttggaaggaacggAATCGGCGGACTTTTGAGGATTTGATTAGCTCCGGTGATCAGATGCTGGCTTCTTTCAGTGggactctttttgattggtctcgggcttggggactcacgactagtgattctctcccttctttcattatctctctctctctttgtaattaatttgtggtttggttttcttttttgctttttcgtTGTTTTCTCCTTGTACTTTCTGGGTTTGCTCTATGTTTTTTATGCATAGAGTAGCCATTCGTATATATaacattcttacttatcaaaaaaaaaaaaaaaagcttatgaGTGTGTCGCACCTTTAAgttttttcagcttttttttttttttttttttttttttttaaagtttttccctttgttagatgcattttttttccctttctaaTTCTGGTTTGAATCAGCTTGGTTGTGTTGGATTGGGTTCTTGTCCCAATTTGTGTTTATTGTGTTCGATATGACTGCAGAAGCCATGGCTAAGGAAAAACCAACATTTCTTGAGGATGAGGGTATGCTTAAAACAATTATCACAAGAAGTTGAATAGTTTAACTGTCTAGCTTGGGAACATGGTGTGAAAGCttctgtgagaaaaatgaaaattaaaacatttgacAGGTAATCCCCCTAATATGGGAGATCCAACTTACGAATATTGGATGAGTAAAGATTTTGTTGCTATGGGATGGCTCTTTGGATCTGAATAGACCTTATGTGCTATTTGAGAGTAATATGACTTGTGTCCTCCTTATATTCTTCTTTTGTACAtctgcttctttttttaataagatatatTTATTACCCATAAAACAAATATTACAACTTGTGACAAATAGGCCACAAGATAACAATCCTATTTTCCATGAGCACACCAAGCACGTAGAAATCTGACCATCAGTCAAGatttattgaagaggaaacaaATTGTCAATCTCTATGTTCACTCAAATGATCAACTGGTTGTTATTCTTCTGAAGTTCTTAGCATGCATTTTCTTTCAACAATTGTCTTCCAAGCTAGGCATGCTTATCTATATACTCCAACTTCAAGGGGATTGTTAGCATTACCAATGAGGAAGGGTGAACATAGAAGGTGGATAAGAATACATGTGAAACCATGATAAGCTTGTTGAGGGTCCATATCTAACCCCATAGATTTGGGACTAAGGATTTTTTGTTGTCTTGTTATATTAACTTAATGATGTAATCATGTTATATACTAAGGATCCATGCAAAAGACTAATTACTAGAGTCCTAATTCCTGAACTTATTTTCTAATATCTCTTCTTTCATTCTTCTCTCTGTTCTTGTCACCTAATCCTGATCTTCCATTATTTACAACTCAACTACAAGATCACCACATCATCTTGCCTAAAACATCAACTACAAATCCACATATCTAAGAGGATATGAGAGACACAACTCACTAAAACCTAGACAAATCATATCAGAAGTACACACTCACAATTTTGAAGAAGGTTTGTGCTCTTGAGTGGGTTGATGACCTCAAGCAATGTCTTCCACACTCCTGGAGGCTTCACCCCAATTTGGGCTTCTTTAAAAGCCTATATTAAAAAGACAAGAAAACCAGAATGAAGAACATCAATCAGAAACAATTCTCCATTACAGTAGTTCCCTGCACATATGTAGCACAAATTCTCCATACAAGTAGTTCTTGTTGACAGAGCTAATTTCCATTTAGCtcatgtacaactttttaaagctTTAATTTTTCAAGTACAATTGTACTTTTTGCCTAGCTTATTTTTATAAACCTAATATACCAATGAAAATATGTTCTCTCAAATAAGCACAGTGTAAGCAATCCAATACAAATGAAGTTACTCCTTTCCTTTCCTGTTCTCTCTTTTCCATTTCTGTTTTTTCAAAGTCAAATAtcctataaatttattaaatgtaCAAGGAATACTAAAACCAAGTTCTTGGTTTGGATGAAAAGCTCAGTATTACACAAATACAACACTACTGACCTGCATGCGGGTCCTTGCCAGTTCAACAGGGTAACAAGAAACACAAGCTAATGACCGTGAAACAGACCCCGCAACTAATGGGACATATGGAGTCAAGTTTGGAGCATTCTGAGTCGTAAATTCTTCCATTGAATTACGGAATATATCATAACAAGGCAAGTAGATGCCAACCTGGTTGTCaattaataataacaacttTCATCAAGACAGCTAACAACAAAAGATACAAACAATAGGTTATGCTTGGATCAATCCTGAGAAGAAACTATAAAACAAATTCCAAGCTAAGAGAGACTTACAGTTGGCACAGCCAACACTAAGCTTGCATTTGTGCCTCTCCACAGCCTAGTAAAGCCTTCCTGCACAAATTCACTCCTTGAAGCCTCTAGAGATAAGTGATTTGCAGACCAAACACAAAGTTGATaacataaaaacaaatacaTCTTTAAGCTGCACATAACAGCAGGTGCATCTGCAAGACATGGACAGAGCAACTTAACAGCATTTATAAGAAGCCTCTGATTGCAAGTGTCATGCATATGCTACGCTGACGCTAATGAACTTGGTTTAAATACAATTTTCGTATTGATTGACATCCTAAACTTATTTGGCATGCAATACTCACGAAGCTACAGAAAGGCTACAAACTTGTAAAAGGAGATAAATTCAGGCAGTAAATGTTAAAACTATccctaaaaatgcaataaactTCATAATCCCCTTTTTCCCTTCTACTTTTAAGCAATGAGTCCTCAAAAACCTAATCCTGCATCACTATATCAATAATAGGGATCCTGAATCCTGAGTGTAAAGCATTATTAAGAAACAGGACAGTGATTCAGAAAATATTCAATTCACAACTCGATTGAAAGAAACGATTTTTAAGGGTAGATATACAGAAGTTTCCTCcttgaaaaacaaaagaatgctAGCTTATTTATTTGCTTCTATCATTTTAGAAAGTATAATGACATTGCAAGAGGCCAGCTGCTAAGcatcaaaaatattttgaaacttgggTTATGAAACAAATTTTGCCATACACTCATATATGTATGTCTACTAACCTGACGTATGACTTTGTATAAAACATCCAGTGTTCCCGTATACCGGCTACAATCTGAAGGGCATACTGGTGGTTCAGAGCCAAGAACTGCACGCGCGGATGATGTAGTCGATCTCAAATCAGGAAGCATCTAAAACATAAAAGACAATAAGCATTCAACATAACCTACATTAAAGTTTTCTTTCTTGCACAAACAGTAGTAACAATGTCCATTTGGTaacgttgtttaagtgttgtgttatttaaacaatacaacCAAACAGTAATAAGTTGGAAGTAAAGAATCACAAAACAAGGTGTAAGCATACCGTGTTTGTGTAAAAACATGCCATATGACATGGTCCCTGATAGTGATAGGGAACTCCCGCAGCCTGTGCTTGCAACCTTGTCTGGACATACACATCAAAAATGAAACGAAACCTCAAGtattagaataatgattaaattcCTTCCTAATAGCTCAATTTAATATGATATCAGAGCAAGAGGTCCAAGTTAAAACAATTGTCTCCACTCTACTAGCACATTTTGGTGGGTGGTTTTTTCTAAGGTTAAAATTCTCCCTCCCCATTCCATTGTATTTGTATCTATCAATCAAATAAATGGcagaaaattagagagagagagatatataagaAAGTGATTGTAAAGCATATTGTTCCACCTTGGCGATATCGAGAGGGTTAACGAGAACAGCGGAGAAGGCAGCGGCGCCAGCGGCAGAGAAAGCCCTCTCTCCAAACCCCAAATTCATATcagaaacagaagaagaagaagaagaagaagacatggATGAAACGTTCCCTTCAAAATCAACCCTTGTAGTTGCTGCAGTTAACCATGAAGGTAGACTCGGCCTTGACCCCACCATCCcctttttctctaattttttttgaaattcaaaactgTTGTTTGTTCATTGTTGTTGTGTTACTGTTGGGATTATTATTATGTGTTTTTAATTCTGGTGTTGTTGAAAAATGTAACAAGGTGAGAGAAGAGAGTTTTTATAGGAGGAGGAAGAGAAATGAAAGGAGATTGCTTGGTTTGTAATTGATGAAAATGAAAGGAGGGAAATTCCTACTTTCTAGGGCTTTCTTTCCTtccttccatttttcttttcataattttGCGTGGGAAATTccaatattattaataatttgctGATTGTGATTCGTGGCGTGCAACGGCGCCAAACAATTTGCGTGTGCCCTGACGTCTACTTCTACCACCAGTGACCACTCTAGTAGCGTGTGTCAATTTACAGATTcctttattgatttttttgatgaacaaaaaaTCAATAGAGGAACCTgtaaaaaatgatgtttttattgttaataaGTTTAATAAGAATTAGTGAACAATagtttgtaaatatattatataatttttttagtaagcacattttaatccctacattttcaggcgattcCCGTTTTAatccttacattttatttttaccacttttagtccctatcctgaaaaatgctttttattttggtccctgcggttacatcagaaacggaaAAGGCTGATGTGGCAAACtttatgaataaataatattaaattaatgtccatgtggcttaaattaataataaaaaaatgtttttttgcattaaaaaatgtcacgtcagcatttaaattaaaaaaattaatttattaattttaactaaataaaaaaattaaaaacaaaaaatcacattaattaagATCTGAGTggattttaaacttaaaaaatttgaaacccaaaaaattatcattttttttttctcttttttgggaAGAATACAAAGAACTCTGAATAGAACATGAATTCATGTTCTTCAAGCACTGGATAGCcccaaatggaaaaaataaacaaagcaaaTATTATGTTGAAGAGCCCCATACTATCTCACCCGATTCAAACACAAACCAAATttaaagtctctctctctcagatcaaGACCCATGGCCTCCTCAAAGCCCCTCTCTCTTCTGATCAAGACCCAATCATCACCTTCATGGCCATGGTTTTCAGATCTCGTCTTTTCTTATCTCAAGTTCTCTTCTCACACAAACCCTtggctctttctctctctctctctctttagatTGATCTAAACCCTCGGCCATTGTTGTATGGTGTTTGGATTTGAAAACCATAAACCAAACCTAGAAAGGATCCATTGCCGTTCGTGGCTGTGGTGATCAATGGTGAAGGATTAAAGCTTGAGGAGCTTCGGCCTGGGTTCCTCACGGTGAAACAAAAGTAGAAGATCGGATGGTTGTGATTGGTTTGAAGATTGGTGAAGGATTAAAGCTTGTGGATGTGGATGTGGTGGGTTTGAAGATTTTGGATCATTGGTCTGAGTTTAGTTTTGGATTGTTGGGTTTCAAATCGCGGATCGTtgtgattttgtgtttggattgtTGGGTTGTTGCTGAAGATGGattgatgggtttgtgtttgtatttgtgtttgttttcttgctgatttttgggtatgtgttttcttttttgtgtttggttgacaagagaGATCTactgctgggtttgtgtttgtgttcttgcTTGAGAccggtttgtgtttttgtgtttggctGACAAGAGAGATCTactgctgggtttgtgtttgtgttcttgctggagatcggtttgtgtttttgtgtttggtttacAAGAAATGGTAAGAAAATACTAGAAAATTTGGGCATGTgttcttatatttaaaatatggGTTTGTGGCCTTTAGTGTTCTTATTAAAGATGAAAACagatctatgtttttttttttttttttaatttctgggtttgtgttcttggatctgagtttgtgttcttattgttcttgttcaaaacaCACTTAGATttcaattcatatgatttttaatttttaattttttttatttagttaaaattaataaattaattttttttaatttaaatgctgatgtggcatttttttaatgccaaaaaacattttttattattaatttaagccacgtggacattaatttaatattatttattcatgtCGTTTGCGACGTCAGCCTTttccgtttctgatgtaacggcagggacAAAAATGGGAAGCGTTTTTCAAGATAGGGAccaaaagcggtaaaaataaaatgtagggactaaaatgggaatcgcctgaaaatgtggggactaaaatttgctTTTCGCCTACATTTTAATATAACCGTTTTATatgataaattgtaattaatagagaaaaaaaaatgatgggtCATATAATAATACATATTCTCAGTTATAGTACACCATGGCACAGTCGTTTGTGGCAAAATAGGTGTGAAAGTTTCGTGCTACtaaaattattcaattgttTGCGTGgtctgaattttttatttttgttacacTTTCAAGTGGTTAGTTCCAACTAATTTCTAAACTTttactcaataataataataataataataattccaGAGTCCAGGCTTCCCGCTGATCTAATGTTGGACTATGGGCTCTCACCAAAATATACTCCTATTCTGGGCTTGAGTTAGTCAACCCCTTTCGGCCCTAATTCGATTTTGGGCTACAGCTCGGCCTGCCGTATGCATAAATCCATTTAGCAATGCAAACCCCACTActacatactatatatatatataattgaagaaaaaaaattca includes the following:
- the LOC115986299 gene encoding mitochondrial carrier protein MTM1-like isoform X1, with protein sequence MVGSRPSLPSWLTAATTRVDFEGNVSSMSSSSSSSSVSDMNLGFGERAFSAAGAAAFSAVLVNPLDIAKTRLQAQAAGVPYHYQGPCHMACFYTNTMLPDLRSTTSSARAVLGSEPPVCPSDCSRYTGTLDVLYKVIRQEGFTRLWRGTNASLVLAVPTVGIYLPCYDIFRNSMEEFTTQNAPNLTPYVPLVAGSVSRSLACVSCYPVELARTRMQAFKEAQIGVKPPGVWKTLLEVINPLKSTNLLQNLQNYRVLWTGLGAQLARDVPFSAICWSTLEPIRRRILGLVGDEASAPCILGTNFSAGFVAGILAAAATCPLDVARTRRQIEKDPVRALKMRTRETLVEIWRDGGMRGLFTGIGPRIARAGPSVGIVVSFYEVVKYALHQRYLTQ